The Methylorubrum populi genome contains a region encoding:
- a CDS encoding metalloregulator ArsR/SmtB family transcription factor — protein MSGALDRGRADAMVERLRALAQPQRLMVLALLLEGERAVGEIEAATGIGQPALSQQLAELRRAGLVTTRREARMIFYSIADDGAEEHVRALFALFGAGRLPERARRAAPSRGRAASGPIGAASFARIG, from the coding sequence ATGAGCGGGGCGTTGGATCGCGGCCGGGCGGACGCGATGGTCGAGCGCCTTCGCGCCCTGGCGCAGCCGCAGCGCCTCATGGTTCTCGCCCTGCTCCTCGAGGGAGAGCGCGCCGTCGGCGAGATCGAGGCGGCGACGGGCATCGGGCAACCCGCCCTCAGCCAGCAGCTCGCGGAGTTGCGCCGTGCGGGACTGGTGACGACCCGGCGCGAGGCGCGGATGATCTTCTACAGCATCGCCGACGACGGGGCGGAGGAGCACGTGCGAGCCTTGTTCGCGCTGTTCGGAGCCGGGCGCCTGCCGGAACGCGCCCGGCGGGCCGCCCCGTCCCGCGGCCGAGCCGCGTCCGGCCCGATCGGCGCCGCATCGTTCGCGCGCATCGGATAA
- a CDS encoding NUDIX domain-containing protein, with product MIVNLDRPWLQRLTLRAALLTRGMTLGVRGVAVDGQGRVCLVRHTYIGGWHLPGGGIEPGESGPAAMIREFREEAEVVVGPDVALRLCGFFLNPRAQRRDHIALYIAPSFTVAGPKRPDREIAESGFFPLDALPPDTTRATRARLAEIRDGTTPAEFW from the coding sequence ATGATCGTGAACCTCGACCGTCCCTGGCTCCAGCGTCTGACCCTGCGCGCCGCGCTCCTCACCCGCGGCATGACGCTCGGCGTGCGCGGCGTCGCCGTCGACGGGCAGGGGCGGGTATGCCTCGTGCGCCACACCTATATCGGCGGCTGGCACCTGCCCGGCGGCGGGATCGAGCCCGGCGAGAGCGGCCCCGCCGCGATGATCCGCGAGTTCCGCGAGGAGGCCGAGGTCGTGGTCGGCCCCGACGTCGCCTTGCGGCTGTGCGGCTTCTTCCTGAACCCGAGGGCGCAGCGCCGCGACCACATCGCCCTCTACATCGCCCCTTCCTTCACGGTGGCGGGACCGAAGCGACCGGATCGGGAGATCGCCGAGAGCGGCTTCTTCCCCCTCGACGCCCTGCCGCCGGACACCACCCGCGCCACCCGCGCCCGGCTCGCCGAGATCCGCGACGGCACCACTCCGGCCGAGTTCTGGTGA
- a CDS encoding fumarylacetoacetate hydrolase family protein — protein sequence MLSVIPNPPRPTLPIHGSSDLFPVRRVYCIGRNYRAHAREMGADERDPPFFFLKPADTLQAVPEGGTAEHPYPPRTGNYHFEVELVAALGRGGRDIPVESAGTRVYGYAVGLDMTRRDLQDEAKRQARPWELGKAADFSAPVGPLRPAGVVGHPRSGAITLSVDGAERQRGDLSEMIWSVPEQVALLSTYFELHPGDLIFSGTPSGVGPVRRGETMSARIEGVGAIRLRVV from the coding sequence ATGCTGTCCGTGATCCCGAACCCGCCGCGCCCCACCCTGCCGATCCACGGCAGTTCCGACCTGTTTCCCGTGCGCCGCGTCTATTGCATCGGCCGCAACTACCGGGCCCATGCCCGCGAGATGGGTGCCGACGAGCGCGACCCGCCCTTCTTCTTCCTCAAGCCCGCCGACACGCTCCAAGCCGTGCCCGAGGGCGGGACGGCCGAACATCCCTACCCGCCGCGCACCGGGAACTACCATTTCGAGGTGGAACTGGTGGCCGCCCTCGGGCGGGGCGGGCGCGACATCCCCGTGGAGAGCGCCGGCACCCGCGTCTACGGCTACGCGGTCGGCCTCGACATGACCCGGCGCGACCTTCAGGACGAGGCCAAGCGGCAGGCCCGGCCGTGGGAGCTCGGCAAGGCGGCCGACTTCTCCGCGCCGGTCGGCCCGCTGCGACCGGCGGGCGTCGTCGGGCATCCGCGCTCCGGGGCGATCACGTTGTCCGTCGACGGGGCGGAGCGCCAGCGGGGCGACCTCTCGGAGATGATCTGGTCGGTGCCGGAGCAGGTCGCGCTGCTCTCGACCTATTTCGAACTGCATCCCGGCGACCTGATCTTCAGCGGCACGCCCTCGGGCGTCGGCCCGGTCCGGCGCGGTGAGACCATGAGCGCGCGGATCGAGGGCGTGGGCGCGATCCGCCTCAGGGTGGTGTGA
- a CDS encoding FAD-binding oxidoreductase translates to MTDASPAHERLLAALTARLGARHVRTDPADLAPHLVEPRGLYRGHATAVVAPGTTEEVAFTLRACGQAGVPVVAQGGNTGLVGGGVPFGGIVLSLNRLTRLRAIDPLGGSMTVEAGMILADVQAAAAEAGMLFPLSWAAEGTARIGGGLSTNAGGLAVLAYGNARDLVLGLEVVLADGRVWNGLKALRKNNAGYDLKHLFVGSEGTLGIITAATLKLFPKPLSKSVGFVGLPSARAALALFERLRAGADRGLTAFEYMSRFGLEIVLRHGVGLRPPLAGPHAAYALVELSSPRPGADARAEMETRLAEAMEAGLVEDAVIGGSAAQDAALWRLREALPELQKAEGGSIKHDVSLPLSRLADFLEEASAACEAAMPGLRPCPFGHFGDGNIHFNLTQPAGMEKADFLSRWSRFNGIVHGIVERMDGSIAAEHGIGLIKRDELARTADPVGLDLMRRLKAALDPHDLLNPGKVVALSDDPPPALPV, encoded by the coding sequence ATGACCGACGCCAGCCCCGCCCACGAACGTCTTCTCGCCGCGCTCACCGCGCGCCTCGGGGCGCGCCACGTCCGCACCGATCCGGCCGACCTGGCGCCGCATCTCGTCGAGCCGCGCGGACTCTATCGCGGCCATGCGACGGCGGTGGTCGCGCCGGGGACGACCGAGGAGGTCGCCTTCACGCTGCGGGCCTGCGGGCAGGCGGGTGTGCCGGTGGTGGCGCAGGGCGGCAATACCGGCCTCGTCGGCGGCGGCGTGCCCTTCGGCGGGATCGTGCTGTCGCTGAACCGCCTGACCCGGCTGCGGGCGATCGACCCGCTCGGGGGCAGCATGACGGTGGAGGCCGGCATGATCCTCGCCGACGTGCAGGCGGCGGCGGCGGAAGCCGGGATGCTGTTCCCGCTCTCCTGGGCGGCGGAGGGCACGGCGCGCATCGGCGGCGGCCTTTCCACCAATGCCGGTGGCCTGGCGGTGCTGGCCTACGGCAATGCCCGCGACCTCGTGCTGGGGCTCGAAGTCGTGCTCGCCGACGGGCGGGTCTGGAACGGGCTCAAGGCGCTTCGCAAGAACAATGCGGGCTACGACCTCAAGCACCTGTTCGTCGGCTCGGAGGGCACGCTCGGCATCATCACCGCCGCGACGCTGAAGCTGTTCCCCAAGCCCCTCTCGAAGAGCGTCGGCTTCGTCGGGCTGCCCTCGGCGCGGGCGGCGCTCGCCCTGTTCGAGCGGCTGCGGGCCGGCGCCGACCGGGGGCTGACGGCCTTCGAGTACATGTCCCGCTTCGGCCTGGAGATCGTGCTGCGGCACGGGGTCGGCCTGCGCCCGCCGCTCGCCGGCCCGCACGCCGCCTACGCCCTGGTCGAGCTTTCCTCCCCCCGTCCCGGCGCGGATGCCCGCGCCGAGATGGAGACGCGGCTGGCCGAGGCGATGGAGGCGGGACTGGTGGAGGACGCGGTGATCGGCGGCAGCGCCGCGCAGGACGCCGCCCTGTGGCGCCTGCGCGAGGCGCTGCCCGAGCTGCAGAAGGCGGAGGGCGGCTCGATCAAGCACGACGTCTCGCTGCCGCTCTCCCGGCTCGCCGACTTCCTGGAGGAGGCGAGCGCGGCCTGCGAGGCGGCGATGCCGGGCCTGCGCCCCTGCCCGTTCGGCCATTTCGGCGACGGCAACATCCATTTCAACCTGACCCAGCCGGCCGGCATGGAGAAGGCGGATTTCTTGAGCCGGTGGAGCCGCTTCAACGGCATCGTTCACGGCATCGTCGAGCGGATGGACGGCTCGATCGCCGCCGAGCACGGCATCGGCCTGATCAAGCGCGACGAACTCGCCCGCACCGCCGATCCCGTCGGCCTCGACCTGATGCGCCGGCTGAAAGCCGCGCTCGACCCGCACGACCTGCTCAATCCGGGAAAGGTCGTGGCCCTGTCGGACGATCCGCCGCCCGCGCTTCCCGTGTGA
- a CDS encoding aminopeptidase, with amino-acid sequence MSQMPGTAALPFAERLDRLAEVAVRVGLGLRPGQELVLTAPLEAVPLARAITEHAYRAGASLVTTFYADDAATLARFAHAPDAAFDKAAGWLYAGMADAYRNGAARLAVSGDDPSLLAGQDPAKVARANRARSQAYVPALELIAGFSTNWTIVSAATRPWARTVFPDLPEDEALARLWDAVFSASRIDCADPVAAWGAHNRDLGRRTERLNGQRFSGLRFRGPGTDLTVGLADDHEWCGGAATAKNGIVCNANIPTEEVFTTPHRARVEGHVASTKPLSYQGTLIDGIHVRFSEGRIVEARARTGHDVLAKVLDTDEGAARLGEVALVPASSAISASGLLFYNTLYDENAASHIALGQAYSKCFRNGGEGLSEADLAERGANRSLIHIDWMIGSADIDVDGLTASGDEAVPVMRRGEWAD; translated from the coding sequence ATGAGCCAGATGCCGGGAACGGCCGCCCTCCCCTTCGCCGAGCGCCTCGACCGGCTCGCCGAGGTCGCCGTGAGGGTCGGCCTCGGGCTGCGGCCGGGCCAGGAACTGGTGCTGACCGCCCCGCTGGAGGCGGTGCCGCTCGCCCGTGCGATCACCGAGCACGCCTACAGGGCGGGGGCTTCGCTGGTCACCACCTTCTACGCGGACGACGCCGCGACGCTCGCCCGCTTCGCCCACGCCCCCGACGCGGCCTTCGACAAGGCCGCGGGCTGGCTCTACGCCGGCATGGCCGACGCCTACCGCAACGGGGCGGCCCGGCTCGCCGTCTCCGGCGACGACCCGTCCCTGCTGGCGGGCCAGGACCCGGCCAAGGTCGCCCGCGCCAACCGCGCGCGCTCGCAGGCCTACGTGCCGGCGCTGGAACTGATCGCGGGCTTCTCCACCAACTGGACCATCGTCTCGGCCGCGACCCGGCCCTGGGCCCGCACGGTCTTTCCCGACCTGCCCGAGGACGAGGCGCTGGCCCGCCTGTGGGACGCGGTGTTCTCCGCCTCCCGCATCGATTGCGCCGACCCCGTCGCCGCCTGGGGCGCGCACAACCGGGATCTCGGCCGCCGCACCGAGCGGCTCAACGGGCAGCGCTTCTCGGGCTTGCGCTTCCGCGGCCCCGGCACCGACCTGACCGTGGGCTTGGCCGACGACCACGAATGGTGCGGCGGCGCCGCCACCGCCAAGAACGGCATCGTCTGCAACGCCAACATCCCGACCGAGGAGGTGTTCACCACGCCCCACCGGGCGCGGGTGGAAGGGCACGTCGCCAGCACCAAGCCGCTGTCCTACCAGGGCACCCTGATCGACGGGATCCACGTGCGCTTCTCGGAGGGGCGCATCGTCGAGGCGCGGGCGCGCACCGGCCACGACGTGCTCGCCAAGGTGCTCGACACCGACGAGGGCGCGGCCCGCCTCGGCGAGGTGGCGCTGGTGCCCGCCTCCTCGGCGATCTCGGCCTCGGGGCTCCTGTTCTACAACACGCTCTACGACGAGAACGCCGCGAGCCACATCGCCCTGGGGCAGGCCTACTCGAAATGTTTTCGCAACGGCGGCGAGGGCCTGAGCGAGGCGGATCTCGCCGAGCGCGGCGCCAACCGCAGCCTGATCCACATCGACTGGATGATCGGCTCCGCCGACATCGACGTGGACGGCCTCACCGCCTCGGGCGACGAGGCGGTGCCGGTGATGCGCCGCGGCGAGTGGGCCGACTGA
- a CDS encoding glutathione S-transferase yields the protein MITVHHLENSRSQRVLWLLEELALPYTVKRYERDPATMLAPRALRAVHPLGKSPVIEADGQVVAETGAVMEFLTARAEGALVPPPGTPERARYTYFLHYAEGSAMPPLLLKLVFSRLAPGSPALLRPLVRTIAAKVTGGFVDPELRRHAAYWEAELAERPYFCGSAFTAADIMMSFPLEAFYARGTGAGPRLTAWLARIHARPAYRRALERGGPYAYA from the coding sequence ATGATCACCGTCCACCATCTGGAGAACAGCCGCTCGCAGCGGGTGCTGTGGCTGCTGGAGGAGTTGGCGCTCCCCTACACGGTGAAGCGCTACGAGCGCGACCCTGCCACGATGCTGGCGCCGCGCGCGTTGCGGGCGGTCCATCCGCTCGGCAAGTCGCCGGTGATCGAGGCGGACGGTCAGGTCGTGGCGGAGACCGGCGCGGTCATGGAATTCCTCACCGCCCGCGCCGAGGGCGCCCTGGTGCCGCCGCCGGGCACGCCGGAACGGGCGCGCTACACCTACTTCCTGCACTATGCCGAGGGCTCGGCGATGCCGCCGCTGCTGCTCAAGCTCGTGTTCTCGCGGCTCGCGCCGGGCAGCCCCGCCCTGCTGCGCCCGCTGGTGCGGACGATCGCGGCCAAGGTCACCGGCGGCTTCGTCGACCCGGAACTGCGCCGCCACGCCGCCTATTGGGAGGCGGAACTGGCGGAGCGCCCGTATTTCTGCGGCAGCGCCTTCACCGCCGCCGACATCATGATGAGCTTTCCGCTCGAAGCGTTCTACGCCCGCGGGACGGGAGCGGGCCCGAGGCTGACGGCGTGGCTGGCCCGCATCCACGCGCGGCCCGCCTACCGGCGGGCGCTGGAGCGGGGCGGGCCGTATGCCTATGCGTGA
- the modC gene encoding molybdenum ABC transporter ATP-binding protein, which translates to MTIDVDVSLRRDGFALEVAFTAGAGLTALFGRSGSGKTTVIDLIAGLARPQRGRIAVDGTVLLDTERGLRVPVHRRRIGCVFQEARLMPHLSVRQNLRFGRFFSGGTGGPGLDAVADLLGIAPLLEQRPAGLSGGERQRVAIGRALLARPRLLLMDEPLSALDEARKREILPYIERLRDEAGLPIVYVSHSVAEVARLASTVVVLEGGRVAASGPVDAVLRRPDLIPDGTEAGSVLAMRVERHDPATGLTRLTGPAGPLDLPLIDAPEGRRLNLRIPARDVLLALARPERLSARNVLPGRVAALREDGAACLVEVTCGQATLAARLTRASARDLGLTVGRPVFAVVKSVALDAGGAPGGGRIEI; encoded by the coding sequence ATGACCATCGACGTCGACGTTTCGCTCCGCCGCGACGGTTTCGCGCTGGAGGTCGCCTTCACCGCGGGGGCCGGGCTCACCGCCCTGTTCGGGCGCTCGGGCTCGGGCAAGACCACGGTGATCGACCTGATCGCCGGGCTGGCCCGGCCGCAGCGCGGGCGCATCGCCGTCGACGGCACGGTGCTGCTCGACACGGAGCGCGGCCTCCGCGTGCCGGTGCACCGGCGGCGGATCGGCTGCGTGTTCCAGGAGGCGCGGCTGATGCCGCATCTCAGCGTGCGGCAGAACCTGCGCTTCGGCCGTTTCTTTTCGGGTGGGACGGGCGGACCGGGCCTCGACGCGGTGGCGGACCTGCTCGGCATCGCGCCCTTGCTGGAGCAGCGCCCGGCCGGCCTGTCGGGGGGCGAGCGGCAGCGGGTGGCGATCGGCCGGGCGCTGCTGGCGCGCCCGCGGCTGCTGCTGATGGACGAGCCGCTCTCGGCCCTCGACGAGGCCCGCAAGCGCGAGATCCTGCCCTATATCGAGCGCCTGCGCGACGAGGCGGGCCTGCCGATCGTCTATGTCAGCCATTCCGTGGCGGAGGTGGCCCGCCTCGCCTCCACCGTGGTGGTGCTGGAAGGGGGCCGCGTGGCGGCGAGCGGCCCGGTCGACGCCGTGCTGCGCCGGCCCGACCTGATCCCCGACGGGACCGAAGCCGGCAGCGTGCTCGCCATGCGGGTCGAGCGCCACGATCCCGCGACCGGGCTGACGCGCCTGACCGGCCCGGCGGGACCCCTCGACCTGCCGCTGATCGACGCCCCCGAGGGCCGCCGGCTCAACCTGCGGATCCCGGCCCGCGACGTGCTGCTGGCGCTGGCCCGGCCCGAGCGCCTGAGCGCCCGCAACGTCCTGCCGGGCCGCGTCGCCGCCCTGCGGGAGGACGGCGCGGCCTGCCTCGTCGAGGTGACCTGCGGGCAGGCGACGCTCGCCGCCCGACTCACCCGCGCCTCCGCCCGCGACCTGGGGCTGACGGTCGGACGCCCGGTCTTCGCCGTCGTGAAGAGCGTGGCGCTCGATGCGGGAGGCGCGCCGGGGGGCGGGCGGATCGAGATTTGA
- the pdxA gene encoding 4-hydroxythreonine-4-phosphate dehydrogenase PdxA, protein MAPDDRPLALTLGDPSGIGPEIALAAWRLRGERDVPPFQLVGDPDFVEATAHRLGLSVPVAAVEPDDAVEVFSRALPVLPLPSGAKVTATPGAPDSAHAGATVESITAAVDLVRSGAASAVVTNPIAKFVLTRVGFAHPGHTEFLAALAAREGREPPLPVMMLWSDTLAVVPVTIHVALRRVPELLTQERVERTARIVHADLRARFGLEKPRLVLSGLNPHAGESGTMGTEDRDVLAPAVAALRGEGLDIRGPLPADTLFHERARATYDVALTPTHDQALIPIKTLAFDEGVNVTLGLPFVRTSPDHGTAFDIAGQGVAKPDSLIAALRLARRLAQGPAKDVTPFPVRA, encoded by the coding sequence ATGGCCCCCGACGACAGACCGCTTGCCCTCACCCTCGGCGACCCTTCCGGGATCGGGCCGGAGATCGCGCTGGCCGCGTGGCGGCTGCGGGGCGAGCGCGACGTGCCGCCGTTCCAGCTCGTCGGCGATCCGGACTTCGTCGAGGCGACCGCCCACCGGCTCGGCCTGTCGGTGCCGGTGGCCGCGGTCGAGCCGGACGATGCCGTCGAAGTGTTTTCGCGGGCGCTGCCGGTGCTGCCGCTGCCGAGTGGGGCCAAGGTAACGGCCACGCCCGGCGCGCCGGATTCGGCCCATGCCGGAGCGACCGTCGAATCGATCACCGCCGCCGTCGATCTGGTGCGCTCCGGCGCGGCCTCGGCAGTTGTGACCAACCCCATCGCCAAGTTCGTGCTGACCCGGGTCGGCTTCGCCCATCCGGGGCATACCGAGTTCCTGGCGGCGCTGGCTGCGAGGGAGGGCCGCGAGCCGCCGCTGCCGGTGATGATGCTGTGGAGCGACACGCTGGCCGTGGTGCCGGTGACGATCCACGTCGCCCTGCGCCGCGTGCCGGAACTGTTGACGCAGGAACGGGTCGAGCGCACCGCCCGCATCGTCCACGCCGACCTGCGCGCCCGCTTCGGCCTGGAAAAACCCCGCCTCGTGCTGTCGGGCCTCAACCCGCATGCGGGCGAGTCCGGCACCATGGGCACCGAGGACCGCGACGTGCTGGCGCCCGCGGTCGCGGCCCTGCGCGGCGAGGGCCTCGACATCCGCGGGCCTTTGCCGGCCGACACCCTGTTCCACGAGCGGGCGCGGGCGACCTACGACGTGGCGCTCACCCCCACCCACGATCAGGCGCTGATCCCGATCAAGACGCTGGCCTTCGACGAGGGCGTGAACGTCACGCTGGGGCTTCCCTTCGTGCGCACCTCGCCCGACCACGGCACCGCCTTCGACATCGCCGGCCAGGGCGTCGCCAAGCCCGACAGCCTGATCGCGGCCCTGCGGCTGGCGCGGCGCCTCGCGCAGGGCCCGGCGAAGGACGTCACGCCCTTCCCCGTCCGCGCCTGA